A single genomic interval of Cupriavidus necator harbors:
- a CDS encoding LysR family transcriptional regulator, which yields MKRQFDDLQLGSIELFCLAAELGSFTAAAVAAGVTPPAVSRTVQRLEERLGVRLFVRTTRQIRLTDEGRVYFEQSRGALAQLVDAERQISGQQAAPAGRLRISLPTPYAHYRVLPVLPAFRERYPEVEIDVHISNRNVDFADDTYDLSVRGRAPDDSNLIARKLEDAELVVVATPGYLRRAGTPQSLEDLLRHECIQFERPSSGRRIPWTFRVNGEDTDIVTAGSYAASEDILGGATLVRAGAGLFQTYRFVVEQDLRDGTLVEVLKDYGGSTRPFVLLYPSARHVSRRVRAFVDFLVEKFSA from the coding sequence ATGAAACGGCAATTCGATGACCTTCAGCTTGGCAGCATCGAGCTGTTCTGCCTGGCCGCGGAGCTGGGCAGTTTCACCGCGGCGGCAGTGGCCGCGGGCGTGACACCGCCCGCAGTCAGCCGCACTGTGCAAAGGCTGGAAGAGCGCCTGGGGGTGCGGCTGTTCGTGCGGACCACGCGGCAGATCCGCCTGACCGACGAAGGCCGGGTGTATTTCGAGCAGAGCCGCGGCGCACTGGCGCAGCTGGTGGACGCGGAGCGGCAGATCAGCGGCCAGCAGGCTGCCCCCGCGGGGCGCTTGCGGATCAGCCTGCCGACCCCTTACGCGCACTATCGCGTGCTGCCGGTGCTGCCGGCATTCCGCGAGCGCTACCCCGAGGTCGAGATCGACGTGCACATCAGCAACCGCAACGTGGATTTCGCCGATGACACCTATGACCTGTCGGTGCGCGGGCGTGCGCCGGATGACTCGAACCTGATCGCGCGCAAGCTGGAAGACGCGGAGCTGGTGGTGGTGGCAACGCCTGGCTATCTGCGGCGTGCCGGCACACCGCAGTCATTGGAGGACCTGCTCAGGCATGAGTGCATCCAGTTCGAGCGCCCGAGCAGCGGCCGGCGGATCCCATGGACGTTCCGGGTCAACGGCGAGGACACGGATATCGTGACCGCCGGCTCGTATGCGGCGTCAGAAGACATCCTGGGCGGGGCCACGCTGGTGCGCGCCGGCGCGGGCCTGTTCCAGACCTACCGCTTCGTCGTGGAACAGGACCTGCGCGACGGCACGCTGGTGGAGGTGCTGAAGGACTACGGCGGCAGTACGCGCCCCTTTGTGCTGCTGTACCCGTCCGCGCGCCACGTCTCGCGCCGGGTACGGGCGTTCGTCGACTTCCTGGTCGAGAAGTTCTCGGCGTAG
- a CDS encoding RidA family protein, giving the protein MSVQERLAARGLVLPQPPQPLGSYTAVSQAGDLLFISGQLPLQDGKVVWQGQVGKDLDVGQGKRAAELAALNVLAQIHAYLGGFERLDHIVRVDGHISSAPGWFGQPAVLDGASDLFGEVLAEKAGHARTISSHFQQPANAAVILVVIAQIRPE; this is encoded by the coding sequence ATGTCTGTGCAAGAACGTCTCGCAGCGCGCGGCCTGGTGCTGCCGCAGCCACCGCAGCCCCTGGGCAGCTATACCGCGGTCAGCCAGGCCGGCGACCTCCTGTTCATTTCCGGGCAGTTGCCCTTGCAGGATGGCAAGGTGGTCTGGCAAGGCCAGGTCGGCAAGGACCTGGATGTCGGGCAGGGCAAGCGTGCCGCCGAGCTGGCGGCGCTCAACGTGCTGGCGCAGATCCATGCCTACCTGGGTGGCTTCGAGCGCCTAGACCACATCGTCCGCGTCGACGGGCACATTTCCAGCGCGCCCGGCTGGTTCGGGCAGCCGGCGGTGCTCGACGGTGCCTCGGACCTGTTTGGCGAGGTGCTGGCAGAGAAGGCCGGCCACGCGCGCACCATTTCCTCGCACTTCCAGCAGCCGGCGAATGCGGCCGTGATCCTCGTGGTCATTGCCCAGATCCGGCCTGAATAA
- a CDS encoding GlxA family transcriptional regulator, with product MHHVALALYPGFQALNLAVSTVLEFANRSLGEPLYKVHLLSEHGGPVLSSGGFSVGTEPFGKRRFDTVLVVGDNDVLPTPPALVKFLQRAARTSRRIGATCTGAFNLAEAGVLDGRRATTHWYYAEQLRRRFPNVGVEEDRIFIIDGPVWTSAGMSACIDLALALVEKDAGAAVARDVAKLLVVYHRRAGGQSQFSALLDLEPRSDRIRAALDFARQNLQQELSVEQLADAAHLSPRQFARAFRDETGQTPAKAVEHLRVEAARLMMEGGRHAIDVVARDTGFGDRERMRRAFLRAFGQPPQAIRRMARGDELQTA from the coding sequence ATGCATCACGTGGCCCTTGCCCTCTATCCCGGCTTCCAGGCGCTGAACCTCGCGGTCTCGACGGTGCTGGAGTTCGCCAACCGCTCGCTCGGAGAGCCGCTGTACAAGGTCCACCTGCTGTCCGAGCATGGCGGCCCCGTGTTGAGTTCCGGTGGCTTTTCCGTCGGCACCGAGCCGTTCGGCAAGCGTCGCTTCGACACCGTGCTGGTGGTGGGAGACAACGACGTGCTGCCCACGCCGCCCGCCCTGGTGAAGTTCCTGCAGCGTGCGGCGCGTACTTCGCGGCGCATCGGCGCCACCTGCACCGGTGCCTTCAACCTGGCCGAGGCCGGGGTGCTGGACGGCCGCCGCGCCACCACGCACTGGTACTACGCGGAGCAGTTGCGGCGGCGCTTTCCGAACGTCGGCGTGGAAGAGGACCGCATCTTCATCATCGATGGCCCGGTCTGGACCTCGGCCGGGATGTCGGCCTGCATCGACCTGGCGCTGGCGCTGGTGGAGAAGGACGCGGGCGCCGCGGTTGCGCGCGATGTGGCGAAGTTGCTGGTCGTGTATCACCGGCGCGCCGGCGGCCAGTCACAGTTCTCGGCACTGCTGGACCTGGAACCGCGCTCGGACCGCATTCGTGCCGCGCTGGATTTCGCGCGGCAGAACCTGCAACAGGAACTTTCGGTGGAACAACTGGCGGATGCGGCGCACCTGAGCCCGCGGCAGTTCGCGCGCGCATTTCGTGACGAGACCGGGCAGACCCCCGCCAAGGCCGTGGAGCACCTGCGCGTGGAGGCGGCCAGGCTGATGATGGAAGGCGGCCGCCATGCCATCGATGTGGTGGCGCGGGATACCGGCTTCGGCGACCGCGAGCGCATGCGGCGTGCGTTCCTGCGGGCGTTCGGCCAACCGCCGCAGGCGATCCGGCGCATGGCGCGCGGCGACGAACTGCAGACCGCGTAG
- a CDS encoding SDR family NAD(P)-dependent oxidoreductase, whose amino-acid sequence MTTHNHSGTALITGASSGIGAIYAERLARRGHDLILVARNRARLEALARRITDDTGRSVEIVTADLGQAADVRRIEEILRTDASITTLVNNAGFGGAAPLLQSDVDTMQAMIELNVTALTRLTYAAAPAFVARGEGTIINIASIVAVAPEVLNGVYGATKAFVLAFTQSLQHELAGKGVRIQAVLPGATRTEFWDTAGQPVENLPQSIVMSGDDLVDAALAGLDQGEVITVPSLPDVADWNTFEAARAALGPNLSRDQPATRYGVAR is encoded by the coding sequence ATGACCACGCACAACCATTCCGGCACCGCCCTCATCACCGGTGCTTCTTCCGGCATCGGCGCCATCTATGCGGAGCGCCTGGCGCGCAGGGGCCACGACCTGATCCTGGTGGCGCGTAACCGCGCGCGGCTGGAAGCACTGGCCCGCCGGATTACCGACGATACCGGCCGCTCGGTCGAAATCGTGACCGCGGACCTTGGCCAGGCAGCCGATGTACGACGCATCGAAGAGATCCTGCGCACGGATGCAAGCATCACCACGCTGGTCAACAACGCCGGCTTCGGCGGCGCGGCACCGCTGCTGCAATCGGATGTCGACACCATGCAGGCAATGATCGAGCTCAACGTCACGGCGCTGACCCGGCTCACCTACGCCGCCGCCCCGGCGTTCGTTGCGCGCGGCGAGGGCACCATCATCAATATCGCCTCGATCGTGGCGGTCGCGCCCGAGGTCCTGAACGGTGTCTACGGCGCCACCAAGGCGTTTGTGCTGGCCTTTACCCAGTCGCTGCAACATGAGCTTGCGGGCAAGGGCGTGCGCATCCAGGCGGTCCTGCCGGGGGCCACCCGCACCGAGTTCTGGGACACCGCCGGCCAGCCGGTCGAGAACCTGCCGCAATCGATAGTCATGAGCGGCGACGACCTGGTCGACGCGGCCCTGGCAGGGCTGGACCAGGGCGAGGTGATTACCGTGCCGTCGTTGCCCGACGTGGCCGACTGGAACACGTTCGAGGCGGCACGCGCCGCGCTCGGCCCCAATCTTTCGCGTGACCAGCCCGCTACCCGGTACGGCGTTGCCCGGTAA
- a CDS encoding LacI family DNA-binding transcriptional regulator: MPERKRLTLKDLAAEIDVHYSTISRVMNPATRHLVAEDVAARILEVAEARGFRPNRIAAGLRTQRSGLVGVVLPDISNPVFPPILAGIESVLAQQGYVPIVVNAGTDKSRQRFVIDQMIGRQVEGLVLATAERDDPILAYCLKQHIPVVTVNRGDDTGRVSCVVSDNLLAMRQTVDHLVGLGHRRIGHIAGPATLSTGFLRREGFLQAVKRHRLRRGEWQVMEAASYSREAGRLACEQLFAAFPQVTAIAAGNDLVAMGCYDYLREHGMRCPEDVSVVGHNDMPFADALTPPLTTVRIAVHEMGEEAARLLLRKIDKPASDAVTVQLTPQLIVRGSTAAPRAAE; encoded by the coding sequence ATGCCTGAGCGCAAGCGCCTCACCCTGAAAGACCTGGCTGCCGAGATCGACGTGCATTACTCGACCATCTCGCGAGTGATGAACCCGGCCACGCGGCACCTGGTGGCTGAGGACGTGGCGGCCCGCATCCTGGAGGTTGCCGAGGCGCGCGGCTTTCGCCCCAACCGCATCGCGGCGGGGCTGCGCACCCAGCGTTCCGGACTGGTGGGCGTGGTGCTGCCCGATATTTCCAACCCGGTGTTTCCGCCCATCCTGGCCGGGATCGAATCCGTGCTGGCGCAGCAGGGCTACGTGCCGATCGTGGTCAATGCCGGTACCGACAAGAGCCGGCAGCGCTTTGTCATCGACCAGATGATCGGCCGGCAAGTCGAAGGACTGGTGCTTGCCACCGCGGAACGGGACGATCCGATCCTCGCCTACTGCCTTAAGCAGCATATCCCCGTGGTCACGGTCAACCGGGGCGATGACACGGGCCGGGTGTCCTGCGTGGTGAGCGACAACCTGCTGGCCATGCGGCAGACGGTCGACCACCTGGTCGGCCTGGGCCACCGCCGCATCGGGCATATTGCCGGGCCAGCCACGCTGTCGACCGGCTTCCTGCGTCGCGAGGGCTTTCTTCAGGCGGTCAAGCGCCACCGCCTGCGCCGCGGGGAATGGCAAGTCATGGAGGCCGCCAGCTATTCGCGCGAGGCCGGCCGGCTCGCATGCGAGCAGCTCTTCGCGGCATTTCCGCAGGTGACCGCTATCGCCGCCGGCAATGACCTGGTGGCGATGGGCTGCTACGACTACCTGCGCGAGCACGGCATGCGTTGCCCCGAGGATGTCTCGGTGGTGGGCCACAACGACATGCCTTTCGCCGACGCCCTGACGCCGCCGCTGACCACCGTGCGCATTGCCGTCCACGAAATGGGCGAGGAGGCAGCCCGTCTCCTGCTCAGGAAGATCGACAAGCCAGCCTCCGATGCCGTCACCGTGCAACTGACGCCGCAGCTGATCGTGCGGGGTTCCACGGCTGCGCCGCGCGCAGCGGAATAG
- a CDS encoding tripartite tricarboxylate transporter substrate binding protein, which produces MIRSIQGTVLALASSLMLAAAPAAHAQPQYPSKPIRLVVPFSAGSATDILARIIGSKMGEGGTYQVIVDNRPGAGGTLGATGVAKAAPDGYTLILVSVGHAINATLYPKLSYDTVKDFAPVSLVATVPNVLVVNAASKYKSVRDVVNAAKATPGGLNFDSAGSGSSTHLSGEMFKMQAGIDIVHIPYKGTGEALTDVMAGRGDMMFAPSVSAMPFVRQGKLRALAVTTARRASALPEIPTVAESGFPGYAFDSWFGVLAPAGTPKEIVDALNAEIGKALAAPDVRERLAAQGAEPKRSSPQEFAAYIQAEIGKLAPVVRQSGVKAGQ; this is translated from the coding sequence ATGATTCGATCCATCCAAGGCACCGTGCTGGCGCTGGCGTCATCGCTCATGCTGGCGGCCGCACCCGCCGCCCACGCGCAACCGCAATATCCCAGCAAGCCGATCCGGCTGGTGGTGCCGTTCTCGGCCGGCAGCGCCACCGACATCCTGGCGCGCATCATCGGCAGCAAGATGGGCGAGGGCGGCACTTACCAGGTGATCGTGGACAACCGCCCCGGCGCCGGCGGCACCCTGGGTGCCACCGGCGTGGCCAAGGCGGCGCCGGATGGCTACACGCTGATCCTGGTTTCGGTCGGGCACGCCATCAACGCCACGCTGTATCCCAAGCTCTCGTATGACACGGTGAAGGACTTCGCGCCGGTCTCGCTGGTGGCCACGGTCCCCAATGTGCTGGTGGTCAATGCCGCCAGCAAGTACAAGTCGGTGCGGGACGTCGTCAACGCCGCCAAGGCGACGCCGGGCGGGCTGAATTTCGACTCGGCGGGTTCGGGCAGCTCCACCCACCTGAGCGGCGAGATGTTCAAGATGCAGGCCGGCATTGACATCGTCCATATCCCGTACAAGGGCACGGGCGAAGCGCTGACCGACGTCATGGCTGGCCGGGGCGACATGATGTTTGCGCCCAGCGTATCGGCCATGCCGTTCGTCAGGCAGGGCAAGCTGCGGGCGCTGGCGGTCACCACGGCCAGGCGCGCCAGCGCGCTGCCGGAGATTCCCACGGTGGCGGAGTCCGGCTTCCCCGGCTACGCGTTCGACTCCTGGTTCGGCGTGCTGGCGCCCGCCGGCACCCCGAAGGAAATCGTCGATGCGCTCAATGCCGAGATCGGCAAGGCCTTGGCCGCGCCGGATGTGCGCGAGCGCCTGGCCGCCCAGGGCGCGGAGCCAAAGCGCTCGTCGCCGCAGGAGTTCGCTGCCTATATCCAGGCGGAGATCGGCAAGCTGGCGCCGGTGGTCAGGCAATCCGGCGTGAAAGCGGGGCAGTAG
- a CDS encoding porin translates to MKSIRKPSHLLMLAMAAACGGEASAQSAVTLYGRINTALEYSYANTATDGTRLGGVGRLTNNRSVFGMRGEEGLGGSLKAIWQIESNFSLDTGQGQVAGRNTRVGLQGDAGTLFLGHWQTPYTESTMAYDPYYPTTAGYMALIGNGSTSSSDNVQDTSSFDRRQKNIIVYKSPSFAGFSGAAAWGVNEEKTTVPRNPGLYSFSAAYDNGPLNVVLAYEVHQHYQTAGRNDDAMKAGVSYKFPTTTVALLYERLHYRTATGDLTRNGYYASLVQKLGPGSVRVGFGLASNGAGNATETVGFFRSGAETGATQVTVGYDYPLSKRTALYAYYSRINNKRNAIYDFAINELGVSAGSDPQTVALGMRHFF, encoded by the coding sequence ATGAAGTCCATCAGAAAGCCCAGCCATCTGCTCATGCTGGCCATGGCCGCAGCCTGTGGCGGCGAGGCCAGCGCGCAGTCGGCCGTGACGCTGTACGGGCGCATCAATACGGCACTGGAGTATTCCTATGCCAACACCGCGACCGACGGCACCCGCCTTGGCGGCGTGGGGCGCCTGACCAACAACCGCTCAGTCTTCGGCATGCGCGGCGAAGAAGGCCTGGGCGGCAGCCTGAAAGCCATCTGGCAGATCGAAAGCAATTTCTCGCTCGATACCGGCCAAGGCCAGGTGGCCGGGCGCAATACGCGGGTGGGGCTGCAGGGCGATGCCGGCACGCTGTTCCTGGGGCATTGGCAGACCCCATACACCGAATCGACAATGGCCTACGACCCGTACTATCCGACCACCGCCGGCTATATGGCGCTGATCGGCAACGGCTCCACGTCCAGCTCCGACAACGTCCAGGACACCAGCTCGTTCGACCGCCGGCAGAAGAACATCATCGTCTACAAGTCGCCGTCGTTCGCCGGCTTCAGCGGCGCCGCGGCGTGGGGCGTGAATGAGGAGAAGACCACCGTACCGCGCAATCCCGGGTTGTATTCGTTCTCGGCGGCCTACGACAACGGCCCGCTCAACGTGGTGCTGGCCTATGAAGTCCACCAGCACTACCAGACCGCCGGCCGCAACGATGATGCGATGAAGGCGGGCGTCTCGTACAAGTTCCCCACCACCACCGTGGCGCTGCTCTATGAACGGCTCCACTACCGCACCGCGACCGGCGACCTGACCCGCAACGGGTACTACGCGTCGCTGGTGCAGAAGCTCGGGCCGGGCAGCGTGCGCGTCGGTTTTGGCCTTGCCAGCAATGGCGCGGGCAATGCGACCGAGACCGTGGGCTTCTTCCGCAGTGGCGCGGAAACGGGTGCCACGCAGGTCACGGTCGGCTATGACTATCCGCTGTCCAAGCGCACCGCGCTGTATGCGTACTACAGCCGCATCAACAACAAGCGCAATGCGATCTACGACTTTGCCATCAATGAACTGGGCGTGAGCGCGGGTTCAGACCCGCAGACGGTCGCGCTCGGCATGCGGCACTTCTTCTGA
- a CDS encoding cupin domain-containing protein, with the protein MNTTRFAQAPAYFPANHEGMHCLRLQGHEAGPSEALWMGVSVLLPGGHTSMDAAPVEKHYVVLEGEVCIATPDERVTLAQFDSVRVAPGEARQVFNPGNRPAMLLLAMPYPKS; encoded by the coding sequence GTGAACACGACCCGGTTCGCGCAGGCGCCGGCCTACTTTCCGGCCAATCATGAAGGCATGCACTGCCTGCGCCTGCAAGGGCATGAAGCGGGACCGTCCGAAGCCTTGTGGATGGGGGTCTCGGTGCTGTTGCCGGGCGGCCATACGTCGATGGATGCCGCGCCCGTGGAAAAGCACTACGTCGTGCTGGAAGGCGAAGTCTGCATCGCCACGCCCGACGAGCGCGTGACGCTGGCCCAGTTCGATTCCGTGCGCGTGGCGCCGGGTGAGGCGCGGCAGGTGTTCAACCCGGGCAATCGGCCGGCGATGCTGTTGCTGGCGATGCCGTATCCCAAGAGCTGA
- a CDS encoding quinone oxidoreductase family protein, translating into MNTIRVSEKAANIDALQLELLGVPRPEAAQGQVIIEVASAGVNPSDVKATLGLMPHAVWPRTPGRDYAGLVVDGPSELLGQPVWGSGGELGIRRDGTHGKYLRIQASAVRAKPASVSLLEAGAVGVPFITAYEGLRRAGMPQAGSTVLVCGGNGKVGQATIQIATALGARVFAVERTAEAYRGHASGDVRMIDASSESIAAVVREETDGHGADIVYNTVGSPYFEQANQAMAIGAAQIFISTIEKPVPFDIFAFYRGQHTYVGVDTLALDSNACAGILDQLAPMFASGALRPFPVFSDYTYSLSDAKEAYRAVLQGATERVVLKP; encoded by the coding sequence ATGAACACCATTCGAGTCAGCGAGAAAGCCGCCAATATCGACGCCCTGCAGCTGGAGCTGCTCGGCGTGCCGCGCCCGGAAGCGGCGCAGGGTCAGGTCATCATCGAAGTGGCCAGTGCCGGGGTCAATCCGAGCGACGTGAAGGCAACGCTCGGCCTGATGCCGCATGCGGTCTGGCCGCGCACGCCAGGCCGCGACTACGCAGGCCTGGTGGTCGACGGACCCTCCGAGCTGCTGGGCCAGCCGGTCTGGGGCAGCGGCGGCGAGCTCGGCATCCGCCGCGACGGCACGCATGGCAAGTATCTGCGCATCCAGGCCAGCGCCGTGCGCGCCAAACCGGCGTCGGTGTCGCTGCTGGAAGCCGGCGCCGTGGGGGTGCCGTTCATTACCGCCTATGAAGGGCTGCGCCGCGCGGGCATGCCGCAGGCTGGCAGCACCGTGCTGGTGTGTGGCGGCAATGGCAAGGTGGGGCAGGCTACGATCCAGATCGCCACCGCGCTCGGCGCGCGTGTTTTTGCGGTGGAGCGCACCGCGGAAGCCTATCGCGGCCATGCCAGCGGCGACGTGCGCATGATCGATGCCAGCAGCGAATCCATTGCCGCGGTGGTGCGCGAAGAGACCGACGGACACGGTGCGGACATCGTCTACAACACGGTGGGAAGCCCCTACTTCGAACAGGCCAACCAGGCCATGGCGATCGGCGCGGCGCAGATCTTCATCTCGACCATTGAGAAGCCGGTGCCGTTTGACATCTTCGCCTTCTATCGTGGCCAGCACACCTATGTGGGCGTCGACACCCTTGCGCTGGACAGCAACGCCTGCGCGGGCATCCTTGACCAGCTCGCACCGATGTTCGCCTCGGGTGCGCTGCGGCCGTTCCCGGTCTTCTCCGACTACACCTATTCGCTCTCCGACGCCAAGGAGGCCTACCGGGCGGTCCTGCAAGGCGCGACCGAACGCGTGGTGCTGAAGCCGTGA
- a CDS encoding 3-keto-5-aminohexanoate cleavage protein has protein sequence MHARKTIITCAVTGNIVTPEQHPGLPVTPAQIADAALEAAEAGAAAAHIHVRDPETGRPSMSLDYYADVIDRIRKRNRSLIINLTTGPGGRFVPSEDEPRVAAPGTTLLHPAKRVEHIAALRPDVCSLDLNTMNSGGDVVINTPTNVRKMAGVIRAAGVMPELEIFDSGDLNMALDFIREGVLDGPGLWTLVLGVKYGFAATPETIFYARSMLPAGAHWSAFGIGRAEFPIVAQAWLAGGHVRVGMEDNIYLEKGVLAPSNAALVAKARDIVRSLGGEIASSAEARRTLGLREA, from the coding sequence ATGCACGCACGCAAGACCATCATCACCTGCGCGGTGACCGGTAATATCGTCACCCCGGAGCAGCACCCCGGCTTGCCGGTCACGCCGGCCCAGATTGCCGACGCCGCGCTGGAAGCCGCCGAGGCCGGCGCAGCCGCCGCCCACATCCACGTGCGCGACCCCGAAACGGGGCGCCCGTCGATGTCGCTCGACTACTACGCCGATGTCATCGACCGCATCCGCAAACGCAACCGCTCGCTGATCATCAACCTCACCACCGGGCCCGGTGGCCGCTTCGTGCCGAGCGAGGACGAGCCGCGCGTGGCCGCGCCGGGCACCACGCTGCTGCATCCCGCCAAGCGCGTCGAACACATCGCGGCGCTGCGCCCGGACGTCTGCTCGCTCGACCTGAACACCATGAACTCCGGCGGCGACGTGGTCATCAACACGCCCACCAACGTGCGCAAGATGGCCGGCGTGATCCGCGCGGCCGGTGTCATGCCCGAGCTGGAGATCTTCGATTCCGGCGACCTCAATATGGCGCTCGACTTCATCCGTGAAGGCGTGCTGGACGGCCCCGGCCTGTGGACCCTGGTGCTGGGCGTGAAGTACGGCTTTGCGGCCACGCCGGAAACCATTTTCTACGCGCGCAGCATGCTGCCCGCCGGCGCCCACTGGTCGGCCTTCGGCATCGGCCGCGCGGAGTTCCCGATCGTGGCCCAGGCATGGCTTGCAGGCGGACACGTGCGTGTCGGCATGGAAGACAACATCTATCTGGAGAAGGGCGTGCTGGCGCCAAGCAACGCGGCGCTGGTCGCCAAGGCGCGCGACATCGTCAGGTCGCTCGGCGGCGAGATTGCGTCGTCGGCCGAGGCCCGGCGCACGCTTGGCCTGCGCGAGGCCTGA
- a CDS encoding SDR family NAD(P)-dependent oxidoreductase, whose product MSATFLSGKVAVILGGTGAIGFAAGETLARLGASVVLTGRDADEAASAAAALPAGNHLAAVAEVADSASLRALADEVSHHYGRVDILVNTAGFTRAIPHADLDALDDALIDELFTINWRGQFAAIRAFAPHLRANGDGLVVNVGSIAGRTGQGSNVAYCAAKAGLDVMAMSLGRALAPHIRVLNVSPGVVDTAFVPGRDSGFNERAAKSTPLKRVGQAQDVADAIAACATSLRFATGTTIVVDGGRQLG is encoded by the coding sequence ATGAGTGCTACTTTTCTTTCCGGCAAGGTGGCCGTGATCCTCGGCGGCACCGGCGCGATCGGCTTTGCCGCCGGTGAAACGCTGGCGCGCCTTGGCGCAAGCGTCGTGCTGACCGGGCGCGACGCCGACGAGGCGGCCAGTGCCGCGGCGGCCTTGCCGGCCGGCAACCATCTTGCCGCTGTGGCCGAGGTTGCCGACAGCGCCTCGCTGCGCGCGCTGGCCGACGAGGTCAGCCATCACTACGGCCGCGTCGATATCCTGGTGAACACCGCAGGCTTTACGCGGGCGATCCCGCACGCCGACCTGGACGCCCTGGACGATGCGCTGATCGATGAACTGTTTACCATCAACTGGCGCGGGCAGTTTGCTGCGATCCGTGCGTTCGCGCCGCACCTGCGCGCCAATGGCGACGGGCTGGTGGTCAATGTCGGGTCCATCGCCGGCCGTACGGGGCAGGGCAGCAACGTTGCGTACTGCGCTGCCAAGGCCGGCCTCGATGTCATGGCGATGTCGCTCGGGCGCGCGCTGGCGCCGCATATCCGCGTGCTGAACGTATCACCGGGCGTGGTCGATACCGCCTTCGTGCCGGGACGCGACAGCGGCTTCAACGAGCGCGCCGCCAAGTCGACGCCGCTCAAGCGCGTCGGCCAGGCACAGGACGTGGCCGATGCCATCGCGGCGTGCGCGACGTCGCTGCGCTTTGCCACCGGCACCACCATCGTCGTGGACGGCGGCCGCCAGCTTGGATAG
- a CDS encoding dioxygenase — protein METSSERQAPQGERLALIEDEHSVTGVVQAAMANTANPRLRFIMDSLVRHLHGFLSEVRLSDEEFELALGYIASLGHATNAKHNEVVLAADVLGLSTLVTVMNNSTRDGRTPGALLGPFYRANAPRYDCGDCVVQDDAPGLPLLVSGTVRATDGTPLPGALVEIWQASPVGLYDNQDPAQPDRNLRGCFHTDESGGYHFRTVRPAGYPVPTHGPVGTLLAEQQRHPYRPAHIHFIVAAPGYRTLVTQVFADAPDKLESDVTFGVHRQLVGDLRLHHQGPSPWGDVPAPFYTLAFDFTLEPGEQTFPKPPID, from the coding sequence ATGGAAACTTCCAGCGAGCGGCAGGCGCCACAAGGCGAGCGTCTGGCGCTGATCGAGGACGAACACTCGGTGACAGGCGTGGTCCAGGCGGCCATGGCCAATACCGCCAATCCCCGCCTGCGCTTCATCATGGATTCCCTGGTGCGGCACCTTCACGGGTTCCTGTCCGAGGTGCGGCTGTCCGACGAGGAATTCGAGCTTGCCCTGGGGTATATCGCCAGCCTGGGCCATGCGACCAATGCCAAACACAACGAGGTTGTGCTGGCTGCCGACGTGCTGGGGCTGTCGACGCTGGTGACCGTCATGAATAACAGCACCAGGGACGGGCGCACGCCCGGCGCGCTGCTGGGCCCGTTCTATCGCGCCAACGCGCCGCGCTATGACTGCGGTGACTGCGTGGTGCAGGACGACGCGCCTGGCTTGCCGCTGCTGGTCAGCGGCACCGTGCGGGCGACCGATGGCACGCCGCTGCCAGGCGCGCTGGTCGAGATCTGGCAGGCGTCGCCGGTGGGACTGTATGACAACCAGGATCCGGCCCAGCCCGACCGCAACCTGCGCGGCTGCTTCCATACCGATGAAAGCGGCGGCTACCACTTTCGCACGGTACGGCCTGCCGGCTATCCCGTGCCGACCCACGGCCCGGTAGGCACGCTACTGGCCGAGCAGCAACGCCATCCGTACCGGCCGGCGCATATCCATTTCATCGTCGCGGCGCCGGGTTACCGGACGCTCGTCACCCAGGTGTTTGCCGACGCGCCGGACAAGCTGGAATCCGATGTCACGTTCGGCGTGCATCGGCAGCTGGTTGGCGATCTCCGGCTGCACCATCAAGGCCCCAGCCCGTGGGGCGATGTGCCGGCGCCGTTCTACACACTGGCGTTCGATTTCACGCTCGAGCCCGGCGAGCAGACCTTCCCGAAGCCGCCGATCGACTGA